CATGAGAAAAAGAACGCGAGGCATATTTGATGTTTTTAAAATGAAATCAAAAATGCCCGAGCAAATCAAAAAAGTTCACCGGGCACCCAAAGCTTACGGAAAAAATCTAAACAGTTAATTCTTCACCAACTGCTAAAACCTGAGCTTTCATTCCGCTGGATTCAATTTTCCGCACAAATTCCTGCGGTTCCACATCGATAACGTCAAACGTTTTGTAGTGCATGGGGATGGCCAGTCTGGGATTCAAAAACTCGACCGCTTTTACTGCATCATCAATTCCCATTGTAAAATTATCGCCGATAGGTAAAAGGGCCACATCAATTGAATTCATTTCGCCGATTAGTTTCATGTCGTAAAAAAGCCCGGTGTCGCCTGCATGGTAAATCGTTTTTCCTTCAACCGTGATAAGCGCTCCGGCCGGATTCCCCATGTAAATCATTTGGCCATTGGATTCATACCCTGAACCATGATGAGCAATTGTTAGCTTAATCCGGCCAAATGGAAACTTATGGGCACCGCCGATATGCATTGGGTGTGCTGTTAATCCTTGCGAACCACACCAACTTGCGATTTCATAATTCGAAATGACCGTGGCGTTGTTACCCTTTGCAATTTCTACCGTGTCGCCAACATGATCGCCGTGACCGTGAGTCAGTAAAATATAGTCGCATTTGATTTCTTCGGGTTTTAAAGTGGCTAAAGGATTTCCAGTTAAAAAGGGATCAATTAGAATTCTTATCCCATTAGTTTCCAAAAGAAAAGCCGCATGACTTAAAAAAGTGAGTTTAGCCATTTGTTCCTCCTGTTTGTAGTTCCGTTTGTAGTTCAGCCTTCAGGCTGGAATCAAGCTAAAGCTTGAACTGCTTGAACTACAAACTAACTACGAACTATTATGCGTACCTCTGCGCCTTAATCAAGTGCATAAACTCAT
The candidate division KSB1 bacterium genome window above contains:
- a CDS encoding metal-dependent hydrolase yields the protein MAKLTFLSHAAFLLETNGIRILIDPFLTGNPLATLKPEEIKCDYILLTHGHGDHVGDTVEIAKGNNATVISNYEIASWCGSQGLTAHPMHIGGAHKFPFGRIKLTIAHHGSGYESNGQMIYMGNPAGALITVEGKTIYHAGDTGLFYDMKLIGEMNSIDVALLPIGDNFTMGIDDAVKAVEFLNPRLAIPMHYKTFDVIDVEPQEFVRKIESSGMKAQVLAVGEELTV